One segment of Setaria viridis chromosome 4, Setaria_viridis_v4.0, whole genome shotgun sequence DNA contains the following:
- the LOC117853183 gene encoding auxin response factor 19 isoform X2, whose translation MFGFGNDSPSECKYWEVAASMQKDVDGHVPSYPNLPSKLICLLHNVTLHADPETDEVYAQMTLQPVTSYGKEALQLSELALKQPRPQTEFFCKTLTASDTSTHGGFSVPRRAAEKIFPPLDFSMQPPAQEIQARDLHDATWTFRHIYRGQPKRHLLTTGWSLFVSGKRLFAGDSVIFVRDEKQQLLLGIRRANRQPTNISSSVLSSDSMHIGILAAAAHAAANNSPFTIFYNPRASPTEFVVPFAKYQKALYGNQISLGMRFRMMFETEELGTRRYMGTITGISDLDPVRWKNSQWRNLQVGWDESAAGERRNRVSIWEIEPVAAPFFICPPPFFGSKRPRQLDDESSEMENLLKRAMPWLGEEICIKDPQTQNTIMPGLSLVQWMNMNMQQNSSFANTAMQSEYLRSLSNPNMQNLGAADLSRQLCLQNQILQQNSIQFSSSKLPQQMQPVNELSKATLPLNQLGMGTKLQEQTHDPSNLQRQQQSMNQLLPLSQSQTNLVQAQVLVQNQMQQQQQPPSMTQNQQPAASQPQLLPHPQQQQQQQQHQQQKLLHQQQQLLLQQQQLQQQQQNQQQLNKMAAQVPNLAAQQLQLSDQQLQLQLLQKLQQQQQSLLSQPAVTLAQLPLIQEQQKLILDMQQQLSNSQSLSQQQTMPQQSTKVPSQATPPPPPSMQQEPQQKVPQKHVGFTDTSHAAIPPTTSVNAISAAGSPMMANGAAHSVLTEEIPSCSTSPSTANGNHLVQPILGRNQQCGMINNEKLPQSTAPMSIPSSLEAVTGIPRSTKELPKLNSNVKQSVMASKLPNTGPIPQNLVNSAPPTDYLETASSATSVWLSQADGLLHQGFPMSNFNQQQIFKDAPPETDIQGTDPSNNALFGINNDGQLGFPMGADGFLSNGIDASKYQNHISTDIDGNYRIPKDGQQEISSSMVSQSFGASDMAFNSIDSGMNDGGFLNRTSWPPAAPLKRMRTFTKVYKRGAVGRSIDISHYSGYDELKHALARMFSIEGQLEEQQRIGWKLVYKDHEDDILLLGDDPWEEFVNCVRCIRILSPQEVQQMSLDGDLGNNILPNQACSSSDGGNAWRARCDQNSGNPSTGSYDQFE comes from the exons TGTTTGGATTTGGAAATGATTCTCCTTCTGAATGCAAGTACTGGGAG GTTGCTGCTTCTATGCAAAAGGATGTTGATGGACATGTTCCAAGCTACCCAAACCTTCCATCAAAGTTGATTTGCCTTCTGCATAACGTCACTTTACAT GCGGATCCAGAAACAGATGAAGTGTATGCGCAAATGACTCTCCAGCCAGTTACTTCA TATGGAAAGGAGGCATTGCAACTATCAGAATTAGCTCTGAAACAACCAAGGCCTCAAACAGAGTTCTTCTGTAAGACACTGACTGCAAGTGACACAAGCACTCATGGAGGCTTCTCCGTGCCTCGTCGAGCAGCTGAGAAGATATTTCCACCCCTT GATTTCTCCATGcaaccacctgcccaagagatACAAGCCAGAGATCTACACGATGCCACATGGACATTCCGTCACATATACCGAG GTCAGCCAAAAAGACATCTGCTTACCACTGGATGGAGTCTTTTTGTTAGTGGCAAGAGATTATTTGCTGGTGATTCTGTCATTTTTGTTAG GGATGAAAAACAGCAACTGCTACTAGGAATCAGGCGTGCTAACAGACAGCCAACTAACATATCATCATCTGTCCTTTCAAGTGACAGCATGCATATAGGAATTCTGGCTGCAGCAGCCCATGCTGCAGCGAACAATAGCCCATTTACCATATTTTATAATCCTAG GGCCAGTCCTACAGAGTTTGTTGTACCGTTTGCTAAGTATCAGAAGGCACTCTATGGTAACCAAATATCTTTAGGAATGCGCTTTCGCATGATGTTTGAAACTGAGGAATTAGGCACAAGAAG GTACATGGGTACAATAACTGGCATAAGTGATCTAGATCCAGTAAGATGGAAAAACTCACAATGGCGCAACTTACAG GTTGGCTGGGATGAGTCTGCAGCAGGCGAAAGGCGGAACAGGGTTTCAATCTGGGAAATTGAACCGGTAGCTGCTCCATTTTTCATATGCCCTCCACCATTTTTTGGTTCAAAACGTCCCAGACAATTAG ATGATGAGTCCTCAGAAATGGAGAATCTCTTAAAGAGGGCGATGCCATGGCTCGGTGAGGAGATATGCATAAAGGATCCGCAGACACAGAACACCATAATGCCTGGTCTGAGCTTGGTTCAGTGGATGAACATGAACATGCAGCAGAACTCCTCGTTTGCAAACACGGCAATGCAGTCTGAGTACCTACGATCACTAAGCAACCCCAACATGCAAAATCTTGGTGCAGCTGATCTCTCAAGGCAGTTATGCCTGCAGAACCAGATTCTGCAACAGAACAGTATTCAATTTAGTTCTTCCAAACTTCCTCAGCAAATGCAGCCGGTCAATGAGTTGTCCAAGGCAACACTCCCACTGAATCAGCTTggcatgggcaccaaactgcaAGAACAGACTCACGATCCCAGCAATCTGCAGAGGCAACAACAGTCCATGAACCAACTTCTTCCATTGAGTCAATCTCAAACCAATCTTGTCCAGGCTCAGGTCCTTGTCCAGAAtcaaatgcagcagcagcagcaaccaccatCCATGACTCAAAATCAGCAGCCAGCTGCCAGCCAGCCGCAACTCCTGCCCCatccgcagcagcagcagcagcaacaacaacatcaacaacaaaaGTTActacatcagcagcagcagcttttgCTTCAGCAACAGCAattgcagcaacagcagcaaaatCAGCAACAGCTAAATAAGATGGCTGCGCAAGTGCCAAATCtggcagctcagcagctgcaaTTGTCTGATCAGCAGCTTCAACTGCAACTGTTACAGAAattgcaacagcagcagcagtctTTGCTATCACAACCAGCTGTTACTCTTGCACAGTTACCGCTAATTCAAGAGCAGCAAAAGTTGATTCTTgatatgcagcagcagctgtcAAACTCTCAATCGCTTTCCCAGCAACAAACGATGCCCCAACAAAGTACCAAAGTTCCATCACAggcaacaccaccaccaccaccatccatGCAACAAGAGCCACAGCAGAAGGTTCCACAGAAGCATGTTGGGTTCACTGACACATCACATGCTGCAATTCCTCCAACTACATCAGTCAATGCCATTTCAGCAGCTGGAAGTCCTATGATGGCAAATGGTGCAGCACATTCTGTACTTACCGAGGAAATCCCTTCTTGCTCAACATCACCATCAACAGCTAATGGTAACCATCTTGTGCAACCAATTCTTGGAAGGAACCAACAATGCGGCATGATCAACAATGAGAAGTTGCCTCAGTCTACTGCTCCTATGTCAATACCAAGCTCCCTTGAAGCTGTCACGGGGATACCGAGATCGACTAAGGAACTGCCGAAGTTGAATTCTAATGTCAAGCAAAGTGTGATGGCTTCAAAGTTACCAAATACAGGGCCTATACCACAGAATTTGGTGAACAGTGCACCCCCGACGGACTATCTGGAAACAGCTTCATCAGCAACTTCAGTGTGGCTTTCCCAAGCGGATGGACTTTTACATCAAGGTTTCCCCATGTCTAACTTCAATCAGCAGCAGATATTCAAAGATGCGCCTCCTGAGACTGATATTCAGGGTACAGATCCAAGTAATAATGCACTTTTTGGAATAAACAATGATGGTCAGCTGGGTTTTCCAATGGGAGCAGATGGCTTCTTGTCAAATGGAATTGATGCTTCCAAGTATCAGAATCATATTTCAACAGACATTGATGGTAACTACAGGATTCCAAAGGATGGTCAACAAGAAATATCGTCATCCATGGTTTCACAGTCGTTTGGTGCATCGGATATGGCATTCAATTCAATTGACTCTGGTATGAATGACGGTGGTTTCTTGAACAGAACTTCTTGGCCGCCTGCTGCTCCTCTGAAGAGGATGAGAACATTTACCAAG GTGTATAAACGTGGAGCTGTAGGCCGGTCCATTGACATTAGTCATTATTCTGGATACGATGAGTTGAAGCATGCTCTGGCTCGCATGTTCAGTATTGAGGGGCAACTTGAGGAACAGCAGAGAATTGGCTGGAAACTTGTTTACAAGGACCATGAGGATGACATCCTACTTCTTGGTGATGACCCATGGGA GGAATTTGTCAACTGTGTGAGGTGCATTAGGATCCTGTCGCCTCAGGAAGTGCAGCAGATGAGCTTGGATGGTGATCTTGGGAACAACATTCTCCCTAACCAGGCCTGCAGCAGCTCAGACGGCGGGAATGCCTGGAGAGCTCGCTGCGATCAGAACTCTGGTAACCCTTCTACTGGTTCATATGACCAGTTTGAATGA
- the LOC117853183 gene encoding auxin response factor 19 isoform X1 codes for MIKQQQQPASSVGPQAAAVAAAAASGCEGEKKPPAINSELWHACAGPLVSLPPAGSLVVYFPQGHSEQVAASMQKDVDGHVPSYPNLPSKLICLLHNVTLHADPETDEVYAQMTLQPVTSYGKEALQLSELALKQPRPQTEFFCKTLTASDTSTHGGFSVPRRAAEKIFPPLDFSMQPPAQEIQARDLHDATWTFRHIYRGQPKRHLLTTGWSLFVSGKRLFAGDSVIFVRDEKQQLLLGIRRANRQPTNISSSVLSSDSMHIGILAAAAHAAANNSPFTIFYNPRASPTEFVVPFAKYQKALYGNQISLGMRFRMMFETEELGTRRYMGTITGISDLDPVRWKNSQWRNLQVGWDESAAGERRNRVSIWEIEPVAAPFFICPPPFFGSKRPRQLDDESSEMENLLKRAMPWLGEEICIKDPQTQNTIMPGLSLVQWMNMNMQQNSSFANTAMQSEYLRSLSNPNMQNLGAADLSRQLCLQNQILQQNSIQFSSSKLPQQMQPVNELSKATLPLNQLGMGTKLQEQTHDPSNLQRQQQSMNQLLPLSQSQTNLVQAQVLVQNQMQQQQQPPSMTQNQQPAASQPQLLPHPQQQQQQQQHQQQKLLHQQQQLLLQQQQLQQQQQNQQQLNKMAAQVPNLAAQQLQLSDQQLQLQLLQKLQQQQQSLLSQPAVTLAQLPLIQEQQKLILDMQQQLSNSQSLSQQQTMPQQSTKVPSQATPPPPPSMQQEPQQKVPQKHVGFTDTSHAAIPPTTSVNAISAAGSPMMANGAAHSVLTEEIPSCSTSPSTANGNHLVQPILGRNQQCGMINNEKLPQSTAPMSIPSSLEAVTGIPRSTKELPKLNSNVKQSVMASKLPNTGPIPQNLVNSAPPTDYLETASSATSVWLSQADGLLHQGFPMSNFNQQQIFKDAPPETDIQGTDPSNNALFGINNDGQLGFPMGADGFLSNGIDASKYQNHISTDIDGNYRIPKDGQQEISSSMVSQSFGASDMAFNSIDSGMNDGGFLNRTSWPPAAPLKRMRTFTKVYKRGAVGRSIDISHYSGYDELKHALARMFSIEGQLEEQQRIGWKLVYKDHEDDILLLGDDPWEEFVNCVRCIRILSPQEVQQMSLDGDLGNNILPNQACSSSDGGNAWRARCDQNSGNPSTGSYDQFE; via the exons GTTGCTGCTTCTATGCAAAAGGATGTTGATGGACATGTTCCAAGCTACCCAAACCTTCCATCAAAGTTGATTTGCCTTCTGCATAACGTCACTTTACAT GCGGATCCAGAAACAGATGAAGTGTATGCGCAAATGACTCTCCAGCCAGTTACTTCA TATGGAAAGGAGGCATTGCAACTATCAGAATTAGCTCTGAAACAACCAAGGCCTCAAACAGAGTTCTTCTGTAAGACACTGACTGCAAGTGACACAAGCACTCATGGAGGCTTCTCCGTGCCTCGTCGAGCAGCTGAGAAGATATTTCCACCCCTT GATTTCTCCATGcaaccacctgcccaagagatACAAGCCAGAGATCTACACGATGCCACATGGACATTCCGTCACATATACCGAG GTCAGCCAAAAAGACATCTGCTTACCACTGGATGGAGTCTTTTTGTTAGTGGCAAGAGATTATTTGCTGGTGATTCTGTCATTTTTGTTAG GGATGAAAAACAGCAACTGCTACTAGGAATCAGGCGTGCTAACAGACAGCCAACTAACATATCATCATCTGTCCTTTCAAGTGACAGCATGCATATAGGAATTCTGGCTGCAGCAGCCCATGCTGCAGCGAACAATAGCCCATTTACCATATTTTATAATCCTAG GGCCAGTCCTACAGAGTTTGTTGTACCGTTTGCTAAGTATCAGAAGGCACTCTATGGTAACCAAATATCTTTAGGAATGCGCTTTCGCATGATGTTTGAAACTGAGGAATTAGGCACAAGAAG GTACATGGGTACAATAACTGGCATAAGTGATCTAGATCCAGTAAGATGGAAAAACTCACAATGGCGCAACTTACAG GTTGGCTGGGATGAGTCTGCAGCAGGCGAAAGGCGGAACAGGGTTTCAATCTGGGAAATTGAACCGGTAGCTGCTCCATTTTTCATATGCCCTCCACCATTTTTTGGTTCAAAACGTCCCAGACAATTAG ATGATGAGTCCTCAGAAATGGAGAATCTCTTAAAGAGGGCGATGCCATGGCTCGGTGAGGAGATATGCATAAAGGATCCGCAGACACAGAACACCATAATGCCTGGTCTGAGCTTGGTTCAGTGGATGAACATGAACATGCAGCAGAACTCCTCGTTTGCAAACACGGCAATGCAGTCTGAGTACCTACGATCACTAAGCAACCCCAACATGCAAAATCTTGGTGCAGCTGATCTCTCAAGGCAGTTATGCCTGCAGAACCAGATTCTGCAACAGAACAGTATTCAATTTAGTTCTTCCAAACTTCCTCAGCAAATGCAGCCGGTCAATGAGTTGTCCAAGGCAACACTCCCACTGAATCAGCTTggcatgggcaccaaactgcaAGAACAGACTCACGATCCCAGCAATCTGCAGAGGCAACAACAGTCCATGAACCAACTTCTTCCATTGAGTCAATCTCAAACCAATCTTGTCCAGGCTCAGGTCCTTGTCCAGAAtcaaatgcagcagcagcagcaaccaccatCCATGACTCAAAATCAGCAGCCAGCTGCCAGCCAGCCGCAACTCCTGCCCCatccgcagcagcagcagcagcaacaacaacatcaacaacaaaaGTTActacatcagcagcagcagcttttgCTTCAGCAACAGCAattgcagcaacagcagcaaaatCAGCAACAGCTAAATAAGATGGCTGCGCAAGTGCCAAATCtggcagctcagcagctgcaaTTGTCTGATCAGCAGCTTCAACTGCAACTGTTACAGAAattgcaacagcagcagcagtctTTGCTATCACAACCAGCTGTTACTCTTGCACAGTTACCGCTAATTCAAGAGCAGCAAAAGTTGATTCTTgatatgcagcagcagctgtcAAACTCTCAATCGCTTTCCCAGCAACAAACGATGCCCCAACAAAGTACCAAAGTTCCATCACAggcaacaccaccaccaccaccatccatGCAACAAGAGCCACAGCAGAAGGTTCCACAGAAGCATGTTGGGTTCACTGACACATCACATGCTGCAATTCCTCCAACTACATCAGTCAATGCCATTTCAGCAGCTGGAAGTCCTATGATGGCAAATGGTGCAGCACATTCTGTACTTACCGAGGAAATCCCTTCTTGCTCAACATCACCATCAACAGCTAATGGTAACCATCTTGTGCAACCAATTCTTGGAAGGAACCAACAATGCGGCATGATCAACAATGAGAAGTTGCCTCAGTCTACTGCTCCTATGTCAATACCAAGCTCCCTTGAAGCTGTCACGGGGATACCGAGATCGACTAAGGAACTGCCGAAGTTGAATTCTAATGTCAAGCAAAGTGTGATGGCTTCAAAGTTACCAAATACAGGGCCTATACCACAGAATTTGGTGAACAGTGCACCCCCGACGGACTATCTGGAAACAGCTTCATCAGCAACTTCAGTGTGGCTTTCCCAAGCGGATGGACTTTTACATCAAGGTTTCCCCATGTCTAACTTCAATCAGCAGCAGATATTCAAAGATGCGCCTCCTGAGACTGATATTCAGGGTACAGATCCAAGTAATAATGCACTTTTTGGAATAAACAATGATGGTCAGCTGGGTTTTCCAATGGGAGCAGATGGCTTCTTGTCAAATGGAATTGATGCTTCCAAGTATCAGAATCATATTTCAACAGACATTGATGGTAACTACAGGATTCCAAAGGATGGTCAACAAGAAATATCGTCATCCATGGTTTCACAGTCGTTTGGTGCATCGGATATGGCATTCAATTCAATTGACTCTGGTATGAATGACGGTGGTTTCTTGAACAGAACTTCTTGGCCGCCTGCTGCTCCTCTGAAGAGGATGAGAACATTTACCAAG GTGTATAAACGTGGAGCTGTAGGCCGGTCCATTGACATTAGTCATTATTCTGGATACGATGAGTTGAAGCATGCTCTGGCTCGCATGTTCAGTATTGAGGGGCAACTTGAGGAACAGCAGAGAATTGGCTGGAAACTTGTTTACAAGGACCATGAGGATGACATCCTACTTCTTGGTGATGACCCATGGGA GGAATTTGTCAACTGTGTGAGGTGCATTAGGATCCTGTCGCCTCAGGAAGTGCAGCAGATGAGCTTGGATGGTGATCTTGGGAACAACATTCTCCCTAACCAGGCCTGCAGCAGCTCAGACGGCGGGAATGCCTGGAGAGCTCGCTGCGATCAGAACTCTGGTAACCCTTCTACTGGTTCATATGACCAGTTTGAATGA